The Triticum dicoccoides isolate Atlit2015 ecotype Zavitan unplaced genomic scaffold, WEW_v2.0 scaffold119162, whole genome shotgun sequence sequence aagtatattagcagcagtacaaataaagagacatgatcaaagtacttcataaTAAACCCAAGCAACTTCATAATAAATCACTAGTCCTACTTATTGATGGTTTCTAAATCATTTATTTGATCGATAACAAATAGCCTTGTCCTGCACAAAATCTTTGTCCTCAGCTGTAAACTGAATTATTGTCAGGTCATGTTGTCAGGTCATGTTGAAAGTAAAATAGGACCTTGCTGTGTTTGGGACCAAATTGTTATTTGGCTATTCTAGCTGGCTTTTTTTAGCGAATTGTAACTTGTGTGAAGCTGAAACAAAGTTAACTTACATGCTCCTATATGCTCAGCTGAATTATTATAACATGTCTATCCAGTTTGCAGTTATTCTTACAATGTTATCTTGGCATATTTTGCAGAAAGGTACCAAGAGGGTGCAATTTGTCAGGAACTTGATTAGGGAGGTTGCTGGATTCGCTCCCTATGAGAAACGTATCACTGAGCTTCTTAAGGTTGGAAAGGACAAGCGTGCACTCAAGGTCGCCAAGAGAAAGCTTGGTACTCACAAGAGAGCAAAGAA is a genomic window containing:
- the LOC119343206 gene encoding 60S ribosomal protein L36-3-like, with amino-acid sequence KGTKRVQFVRNLIREVAGFAPYEKRITELLKVGKDKRALKVAKRKLGTHKRAKKKREEMSSVLRKM